The Candidatus Polarisedimenticolia bacterium genome window below encodes:
- a CDS encoding glycosyltransferase family 39 protein: protein MRARSTFPALVQAARPAALPARAFWKVPAIWREGAILLAGIVLFSAALAPRLRESGTPPGWDQAVHLRDSVVFERILRDPSAVTGGALRSILGGSERYPLLTPSGYYPPLVPGVTALLYLVGGRSYETAMVTNLLFLALLIVSVWGLGNRLFGRPAGVLAGLLLLAAPGIRSNAGEYMLDLPLTALVIASVWLLLSTGRFSARGRSLAFGALCGAGMLAKWSFFLFLAAPVMMALLAGLREAHDGQSRRERWMNLGWAIGAAAAVMAPYYAPILPILVRKTVVHAGGAADGFASPFSFASLAFHLEALPRRLMGWPLTLSVLGGLILFPWRRREARGAGVFLALWAASVYILFTFAVANKQSRYLLPWLPVLVLLGARGIVELWRRRSGPKKWSAAAGALLLVTLPTAGLGGGWKPESEGNWRIDEIARRLRSDLAPLSGDGRTAWKLGVIPDMRRVNGPTVAYYVARRDLPVTVVQLVNRMKRHVAMEVGLDPFDRRDFYQSFEEYDYLLTKTGENAVPPWEAVVPAMTRYFESRQAEFTRIGVFQEPDGSTVSLYRRNRG, encoded by the coding sequence ATGAGGGCGCGATCCACCTTCCCGGCGCTGGTGCAGGCCGCGCGGCCGGCGGCGCTTCCTGCCAGAGCCTTCTGGAAAGTTCCGGCGATCTGGCGGGAAGGCGCGATCCTGCTGGCGGGGATCGTCCTTTTCTCCGCGGCGCTCGCCCCCCGCCTGAGGGAAAGCGGCACGCCTCCCGGGTGGGATCAAGCGGTCCACCTGCGCGACAGCGTCGTCTTCGAGCGGATCCTCCGGGATCCCTCCGCCGTGACCGGGGGGGCGCTCCGATCGATCCTGGGCGGCTCGGAACGCTATCCGCTGCTGACGCCTTCCGGTTATTACCCTCCTTTGGTGCCGGGTGTCACGGCGCTGCTCTACCTGGTCGGCGGAAGATCCTACGAGACGGCGATGGTCACGAACCTGCTCTTCCTGGCGCTGCTGATCGTCTCGGTGTGGGGGCTGGGGAACCGCTTGTTCGGTAGGCCCGCCGGAGTGCTGGCCGGACTGCTCCTGCTGGCGGCGCCGGGGATTCGATCGAACGCCGGAGAATACATGCTCGACCTTCCCTTGACGGCGTTGGTGATCGCTTCCGTATGGCTTCTCCTGTCGACCGGCCGGTTTTCGGCTCGCGGGCGAAGCCTCGCGTTCGGGGCCCTGTGCGGGGCGGGGATGCTCGCCAAGTGGAGCTTTTTCCTCTTCCTGGCGGCCCCCGTGATGATGGCGCTGCTCGCCGGGTTGCGGGAGGCGCACGACGGTCAGTCGCGCCGGGAGCGCTGGATGAATCTCGGATGGGCGATCGGCGCGGCCGCGGCGGTGATGGCCCCGTACTACGCCCCCATTCTCCCCATCCTGGTCCGCAAGACCGTGGTCCATGCCGGCGGGGCCGCGGACGGCTTCGCCTCGCCCTTCTCCTTCGCCTCGCTCGCCTTCCACTTGGAAGCGCTTCCGAGGAGGCTGATGGGCTGGCCCTTGACGCTCTCGGTCCTTGGCGGGCTCATCCTGTTCCCGTGGAGGCGGCGGGAGGCGCGCGGCGCGGGAGTCTTCCTGGCTCTGTGGGCCGCCAGCGTCTACATTCTCTTCACGTTCGCGGTGGCGAACAAGCAGTCCCGCTACCTCCTGCCCTGGCTCCCGGTCCTGGTTCTCCTCGGGGCCCGGGGAATCGTCGAGCTGTGGCGCCGGCGGAGCGGGCCGAAGAAGTGGAGCGCCGCGGCGGGCGCCCTCCTGCTCGTGACGCTCCCGACGGCCGGGCTCGGGGGAGGGTGGAAGCCGGAGTCGGAAGGGAACTGGCGGATCGACGAGATCGCCCGCCGTCTCCGGAGCGATCTCGCGCCCCTTTCGGGCGACGGGCGGACGGCCTGGAAGCTCGGCGTGATTCCTGACATGCGGCGGGTGAATGGGCCGACCGTCGCCTATTACGTCGCCCGGCGCGATCTGCCGGTCACGGTGGTGCAGCTGGTGAACCGGATGAAGCGTCACGTGGCGATGGAGGTCGGACTCGATCCCTTCGATCGGCGAGATTTCTACCAGAGCTTCGAGGAGTACGACTATCTGCTCACTAAGACGGGCGAGAACGCCGTGCCTCCCTGGGAAGCGGTGGTCCCCGCGATGACTCGGTACTTCGAGTCCCGGCAGGCGGAGTTCACCCGGATCGGCGTCTTCCAGGAGCCGGACGGGTCCACCGTCTCGCTCTACCGGAGGAACCGCGGATGA